In one Nocardioides luteus genomic region, the following are encoded:
- a CDS encoding YciI family protein, with amino-acid sequence MSMFIVRFEHPNEEGWLQWVRPHVEWVQHHVAEGVIVASGPSVGTDVRQGWLVIQADDEASLRKLLMTDPFWGPGIIENMLIVEWDPIFGELAELSSAPEGFDLNALP; translated from the coding sequence ATGTCGATGTTCATCGTGAGATTCGAACACCCCAATGAGGAAGGCTGGCTCCAGTGGGTCCGGCCGCACGTGGAGTGGGTGCAGCATCACGTAGCTGAAGGCGTGATCGTCGCGTCGGGACCGTCGGTCGGAACTGACGTGCGCCAAGGGTGGCTGGTGATCCAAGCCGACGATGAGGCCAGCCTCCGCAAACTGCTCATGACCGACCCGTTCTGGGGACCGGGGATCATCGAGAACATGCTCATCGTCGAGTGGGATCCGATCTTCGGCGAGCTCGCCGAACTGTCGTCGGCTCCCGAAGGGTTCGACCTAAATGCGCTTCCGTGA